A segment of the Candidatus Methylomirabilota bacterium genome:
CGAGGCCGGCAGGCCCCAGCCGATGCCGCCGCCGCGCAGCCCGTAGAAGCTCTGGTGGTCCTGCGCGCGGAACAGATTGCGCACGCCGTGGCTCGACGAGATCGACTCGTCCACGATGATGGCGTCGTCGGGCACCGCGTCGGCCACCGCGCCCACCAGGGCCAGGGGCGAGATCGGCGAGGTCTGCACCTCCGCGCGCGCCTTGGCGCGCATCTTCTCCGTCGCAGCGGCGTGGGCGGCGGCGAGATCGGCGACCTTCCCCGCGCGCTCCTTCAGGACGGCGGGGCCCAGGCGCTTGCCCAGGGCCTCGGCGAGGTCCGGCAGCGTGGCCTTGGGATCGCCGAGGATGGCGACCTTGGCGGGGTAGTTCTTGCCGAGCTGCCAGGGATCGGTGTCCATGTGGACGACGGTGAGGCCCTCCGGCATGGGCTCCACGTCGGACGGCAGCGACAGGGTGAAGAGGTCGCCGCCCACCGAGAAGAGGAGGTCGTGCCCCATCAGCAGATTGCGGATGGGCGGACCGAGGCGCGGGAACGGGCCCGCGTAGAGCGGGTGCGTGAAGGGGAACGAGCAGGTGGACGGCACGCACTCGCCGTACACCGGCGCACCCAGGAGCTCCGCCACGTCCGCCAGCTCCTCGAGGGCATCGCCCTGCGACACCGCGTCGCCGGCGACCAGGAGGGGGCGCCGCGCGCGAACCAGCAGGTCGGCGGCGGCGTCGATGGCGGCGGCGTCGCCCCGGATGCGCGGCGCCACGCGCGTGCTCGCGAGGAGATCCAGCTCGCGCTCGGCGTTCAGCACGTCCACCGGCAGCGAGATGAACACGGGCCCGGTGGGATGCGCGTGCGCGGTCTTCACCGCGCGGCGCACCGCGCGGGGGAGGTCCTCGAGCCGCGTGATCTCGTGTGACCACTTCACGTAGGGTCGCGCCACCGGGGGAAGATCGGACCACAGGATGGGCTCGGTCAGGTTCATCGCCTGATCGTGCTGCCCTGCAGTGAGGAGCATCGGCGCGCCCGACATGCGCGCGTCGTAGAGCATGCCCATGGCGTTGCCGAGACCGGGC
Coding sequences within it:
- a CDS encoding thiamine pyrophosphate-binding protein, encoding MPFLSGKQAFLQILKQEGVECMFGNPGTTELPLMDGLAREPGIRYILALQESVAIAMADGYAHASGKLAAVNVHTSPGLGNAMGMLYDARMSGAPMLLTAGQHDQAMNLTEPILWSDLPPVARPYVKWSHEITRLEDLPRAVRRAVKTAHAHPTGPVFISLPVDVLNAERELDLLASTRVAPRIRGDAAAIDAAADLLVRARRPLLVAGDAVSQGDALEELADVAELLGAPVYGECVPSTCSFPFTHPLYAGPFPRLGPPIRNLLMGHDLLFSVGGDLFTLSLPSDVEPMPEGLTVVHMDTDPWQLGKNYPAKVAILGDPKATLPDLAEALGKRLGPAVLKERAGKVADLAAAHAAATEKMRAKARAEVQTSPISPLALVGAVADAVPDDAIIVDESISSSHGVRNLFRAQDHQSFYGLRGGGIGWGLPAS